A region of Diceros bicornis minor isolate mBicDic1 chromosome 31, mDicBic1.mat.cur, whole genome shotgun sequence DNA encodes the following proteins:
- the LOC131395418 gene encoding ral guanine nucleotide dissociation stimulator-like, translating into MEEVNSVWATLQMDPQGAQERQQQQGVIPFLGTFLNHLKLLDIGMEDDLQGNLVNFQKWREKYKVIRKIQLLQQAASEYDLNPEERFGAWFQAMEPLSVDESYCLSCRLEPAHQKASKVRLFRRKRNRTSSSSGPTTVPLARSHNPLETTSSAPPEQQGH; encoded by the exons gaggtgaactctgtgtgggccaccctgcagatggacccccagggagcccaggagaggcagcagcagcag ggtgtcatccccttcctgggcacgttcctcaatcacctgaaactgctggacattgggatggaggatgatctacaa ggaaatctggtgaacttccagaaatggcgtgag aaatacaaaGTCATTAGgaagatccagctgctccagcaggctgcaagtgAATATGACCTGaatcccgaggagcgatttggggcctggttccaggccatggagcccctcagtgttgatgagag ctactgcctctcctgccggctggagcctgcacaccagaaggcgagcaaagtgcggctcttcaggagaaagaggaaccggacatcctccagttcagggccga ccaccgtgcccttggcaaggagccataaccctctggagaccacaagttcagctcctcctgagcagcagggCCACTGA